One region of Drosophila teissieri strain GT53w chromosome 2L, Prin_Dtei_1.1, whole genome shotgun sequence genomic DNA includes:
- the LOC122611381 gene encoding protein deadpan: MDYKNDINSDDDFDCSNGYSDSYGSNGRMSNPNGLSKAELRKTNKPIMEKRRRARINHCLNELKSLILEAMKKDPARHTKLEKADILEMTVKHLQSVQRQQLNMAIQSDPSVVQKFKTGFVECAEEVNRYVSQMDGIDTGVRQRLSAHLNQCANSLEQIGSMSNFSNGYRGAVFPATAVTAAHTPLFPSLAQDLNNNSRTESSAPAIQMGGLQLIPSRLPSGEFALIMPNTGSAAPPPGPFAWPGSAAGVAAGTASAALASIANPTHLNDYTQSFRMSAFSKPVNTAAPANLPENLIHSLPGQTQLPVKNSTSPPLSPISSISSHCEESRAASPTVDVMSKHSFAGVFSTPPPTSAETSFNTSGSLNLSAGSHDSSGCSRSLAHLQQQQVTSTSGIAKRDREAEAESSDCSLDEPSSKKFLAGAIEKSSSAWRPW; encoded by the exons ATGGATTACAAAAACGATATTAATTCCGACGACGACTTCGACTGCTCCAACGGCTACAGCGATAGCTATGGCTCCAATGGACGCATGTCCAATCCCAATGGATTATCAAAAGCAGAATTGAGAAAG acAAACAAACCGATTATGGAGAAACGTCGCCGAGCTCGCATTAATCACTGCCTCAACGAACTAAAGTCCCTTATCCTAGAGGCGATGAAAAAAGAC CCGGCTCGTCATACCAAACTGGAGAAGGCCGACATACTTGAGATGACGGTGAAGCATCTGCAGTCGGTACAGCGCCAGCAGCTCAACATGGCCATCCAATCGGATCCCAGCGTTGTCCAGAAGTTCAAGACGGGATTTGTAGAGTGCGCAGAGGAGGTGAACCGCTATGTTAGCCAAATGGATGGCATCGACACGGGCGTTCGTCAGCGGCTCAGCGCCCATCTGAATCAGTGCGCCAATAGTCTGGAGCAGATCGGGTCAATGAGCAACTTCAGCAACGGATACCGTGGTGCTGTGTTTCCCGCCACAGCTGTCACGGCTGCTCACACTCCGCTGTTTCCCTCGTTGGCGCAGGACTtgaacaacaacagccgcaCGGAGTCGTCGGCTCCCGCCATCCAAATGGGCGGACTTCAGCTGATTCCCTCACGTTTACCTTCGGGAGAGTTCGCCCTGATCATGCCGAATACCGGATCCGCTGCTCCGCCTCCGGGACCCTTTGCCTGGCCAGGATCTGCTGCAGGAGTCGCAGCTGGAACAGCCAGTGCCGCCTTGGCCAGCATTGCCAATCCCACACATCTGAATGACTACACACAGAGCTTCCGAATGAGTGCGTTTAGCAAACCAGTCAATACCGCAGCTCCGGCCAACCTTCCGGAAAACCTCATCCACTCGCTGCCCGGGCAAACGCAGCTGCCCGTAAAGAACAGCACAAGCCCACCGCTGAGCCCGATCTCCTCCATATCCAGCCACTGCGAGGAGTCGCGGGCTGCTTCGCCCACCGTGGATGTGATGAGCAAGCACAGTTTCGCCGGCGTCTTTTCAACACCGCCACCAACCAGCGCTGAGACCTCCTTTAACACCAGCGGATCCCTCAACTTGAGTGCCGGAAGCCACGACAGCAGCGGATGCTCGCGATCGCTGGCCCacttgcagcaacagcaagtgACCTCCACCAGCGGAATCGCCAAGCGCGACAGGGAGGCGGAGGCCGAGTCCAGCGACTGCTCCTTGGATGAGCCCTCGTCCAAGAAATTCCTAGCAGGCGCCATCGAAAAGTCAAGCTCTGCTTGGAGGCCGTGGTAG
- the LOC122611780 gene encoding uncharacterized protein LOC122611780: protein MPGNVFQLLLTVAILQVVSLAASPADGLHKYRASPKLTGPVKLLHDPQDTILNTLDGALEKISTIYMQALFAGTHTPELEAPLRALEMELFDLLDELYNQNRLKDYIKYEAEVTRQMIIYNMLKRLFGYTQEVEEGSI, encoded by the coding sequence ATGCCAGGAAATGTGTTTCAATTGTTACTTACTGTGGCGATTCTGCAAGTTGTTAGTTTGGCCGCTAGTCCTGCAGATGGTCTGCACAAGTACCGTGCTTCTCCAAAACTCACGGGTCCTGTGAAACTCCTGCACGATCCCCAGGACACCATTCTGAACACTTTGGATGGCGCTCTGGAGAAGATCTCCACTATCTACATGCAGGCCTTGTTCGCTGGTACCCACACTCCGGAACTAGAAGCTCCACTGAGAGCCCTCGAAATGGAGTTGTTCGATCTGCTGGACGAGCTCTATAATCAGAATCGTCTCAAGGACTATATAAAGTACGAGGCGGAAGTGACGCGACAAATGATAATCTACAACATGCTCAAGAGATTGTTTGGCTACACACAGGAAGTTGAGGAGGGATCTATCTGA
- the LOC122626560 gene encoding protein peanut, which produces MNSPRSNAVNGGSGGAISALPSTLAQLALRDKQQAASASASASSATNGSGGSESLVGVGGRPPNQPPSVPVAVSGKLDTSSGGASNGDSNKLTHDLQEKEHQQAQKPQKPPLPVRQKPMEIAGYVGFANLPNQVYRKAVKRGFEFTLMVVGASGLGKSTLINSMFLSDIYNAEQYPGPSLRKKKTVAVEATKVMLKENGVNLTLTVVDTPGFGDAVDNSNCWVPILEYVDSKYEEYLTAESRVYRKTISDSRVHCCLYFIAPSGHGLLPLDIACMQSLSDKVNLVPVIAKADTMTPDEVHLFKKQILNEIAQHKIKIYDFPATLEDAAEEAKTTQNLRSRVPFAVVGANTIIEQDGKKVRGRRYPWGLVEVENLTHCDFIALRNMVIRTHLQDLKDVTNNVHYENYRCRKLSELGLVDGKARLSNKNPLTQMEEEKREHEQKMKKMEAEMEQVFDMKVKEKMQKLRDSELELARRHEERKKALELQIRELEEKRREFEREKKEWEDVNHVTLEELKRRSLGANSSTDNVDGKKEKKKKGLF; this is translated from the coding sequence ATGAATAGTCCTCGCTCGAACGCGGTCAatggcggcagcggcggcgccATCTCCGCTCTGCCCAGCACTCTGGCCCAACTGGCTCTTCGCGACAAGCAGCAGGCTGCGTCGGCATCGGCGTCGGCGTCCTCTGCCACcaacggcagcggcggcagcgagTCCTTGGTGGGAGTCGGTGGACGACCGCCCAATCAGCCGCCCAGTGTGCCAGTGGCCGTCAGTGGCAAGCTGGACACCAGCAGCGGAGGCGCCTCCAACGGCGACTCAAACAAACTGACCCACGATctgcaggagaaggagcaccAGCAGGCGCAGAAGCCACAGAAGCCACCGCTCCCGGTGCGCCAGAAGCCCATGGAGATCGCCGGCTATGTGGGCTTCGCCAACCTGCCCAATCAGGTCTACCGCAAGGCTGTCAAAAGGGGATTCGAGTTCACCCTGATGGTGGTGGGCGCCAGTGGGCTGGGCAAGTCGACGTTGATCAACTCCATGTTCCTGTCGGACATCTACAACGCGGAACAGTATCCGGGCCCCTCGCTGCGCAAGAAGAAGACCGTGGCCGTGGAGGCCACCAAAGTGATGCTCAAGGAAAACGGCGTCAATCTGACACTCACGGTGGTGGACACACCCGGATTCGGCGATGCCGTGGACAATAGCAACTGCTGGGTGCCCATTTTGGAGTACGTGGACAGCAAGTACGAGGAGTACCTGACCGCCGAGTCGCGGGTGTACCGTAAAACCATTTCGGACAGTCGGGTGCATTGCTGCCTCTACTTCATAGCACCATCGGGACACGGACTCCTGCCGCTGGACATTGCCTGCATGCAGAGCCTGTCGGACAAGGTGAATCTGGTGCCGGTGATCGCCAAGGCGGACACCATGACGCCCGACGAGGTGCACCTATTCAAGAAGCAGATCCTCAACGAGATCGCCCAGCACAAGATCAAGATCTACGACTTCCCTGCCACGTTGGAGGATGCGGCCGAGGAGGCCAAGACCACGCAAAATCTGCGCAGCCGAGTGCCATTCGCGGTGGTGGGTGCCAACACCATCATCGAGCAAGACGGAAAGAAGGTGCGGGGCAGGCGTTATCCCTGGGGCTTGGTGGAGGTGGAGAACCTGACGCATTGCGACTTCATAGCGCTGCGCAACATGGTCATACGCACTCACCTACAGGACCTCAAGGACGTGACGAACAACGTCCACTACGAGAACTACCGCTGCCGGAAACTATCGGAACTGGGACTGGTGGACGGCAAGGCTAGGCTGTCCAACAAGAACCCTCTTACCCagatggaggaggagaagcgGGAGCACGAGCAGAAGATGAAAAAGATGGAGGCCGAGATGGAGCAGGTATTCGACATGAAGGTCAAGGAGAAAATGCAGAAGCTCAGGGACtcggagctggagctggcgcGGCGCCACGAGGAGCGCAAGAAGGCGCTGGAGCTGCAGATCCgggagctggaggagaagaGACGCGAGTTCGAGCGCGAGAAGAAGGAGTGGGAGGATGTCAACCACGTGACGCTCGAGGAGCTCAAGCGACGCAGCCTGGGGGCCAACAGCAGCACGGACAATGTGGATGgcaagaaggagaagaaaaagaagggTCTGTTCTAA